The Pleurodeles waltl isolate 20211129_DDA chromosome 6, aPleWal1.hap1.20221129, whole genome shotgun sequence genome has a segment encoding these proteins:
- the ZNF518A gene encoding zinc finger protein 518A, whose translation MKTEKDQYSLVFENQVKYIEDHAGRYLNEADNDVKKTTIKKTPISEKHQTTFSNDKPSNEVKRLQVDLPKMNLSDKVTFKDGNGDIRLFQRKRQTARKSLIKGKLEESQLNESSDIDLQPKQDVGSDEDRNKTLSKICNFPCPKCKGRIRYSPNDLQKHYSLLHHGELPNYPCEMCSFSSNDFQKFTQHRQTHRSTLVKCDICNDEQFYSLLDLTKHFTSQHSINGEFSCEQCIFCTSDVGTFVQHIHRHCDVQYKCEKCNHVSFNKIEFQEHLEGHISGFSFTCRYCNFSSTRKDNIVNHIIAAHKEKLLSKDTPENVECESKLGEHKSPLKLVLTRHATETSKAALWKQKTNQAVSGETMITNKQILIQCKSENTSQPSYQGNVNDETDTAAKQGKVILTAQGGATLCKQDNHPSTSAGLLTNAVKGPTVLMVKNNKISVPANYCAKFMGFKVVDGKQHIALKLLPTTNQSDWSSEFESLALKSGSIACLKKSTNRNVICESSSTSEHAANHSTQQSNEYRPVSSPTTEEKPDLSGGRNLNSSTSLAAMSKAKSMFQMPVRSASLPDLSDITMISGEEQSPFLSRSSNSDIPQSTYRVTSKQKVELLCDQSLFQKSHQLTGPAPSMLNVRKGRSSDASNMANGDVKAPESCKLFESKSSVSESLQKNGNLCKQGPQMSSKLLPPAHSNYERVLSLPKFTSVYSVQNPPACSFIPVKVGQVVQNPVKKSNAYQTLPPAADNQLLLTSVQQSSSSYFTRSVVTGNLHMNKSSGPGVEADVALKSSATYSGKTFEMEKIPKSLHGSQDGKSTKASSISSVLKTHSNAIINQQLAKEKLSVTSHNLNGSHSLKILRPQTQPEKSSFLLASSPSGIILPVHLGNQAGLQIMPGSTVSSSNVSGVQLSSVPSSSGQLSKRPGMILTFSGGAFGAVANITTGSSQVLSSVAQNNQVEQKLPNTNHSLASNFNQASVSVANQVSQVPLQGPFIVANSINSPLQVARVPSQVNGLPAGLNVLQYCTTQAHAGATFAHLEPGKLRSETQNKQPIYALLPDGRRAVLLKYAPPTGKPHKSLQSNAANHIFLPKNPEGPKQKYVLKIVQTSQFQVPVACKSQSTINTSVASLKVDGVQSPEGTTFASLKRSLSSSASTATSPEESLLPTKHLKTLLQKGPTNLTQELDSRKPSGSIQQQAMWNRNKSNVSKRKYDLDNRQSGSEASKRNRCLRRKPKAQTEMPPKKKTLARKCKEKNRNGMTDECVYTFEPRASKECRQTLRLLPFSLNQNVKCPRRNQPVVVLNHPDADFPEIVNVMKTITKFKGHVVKVSLSRRTIEALLHTPCGSTSKPTTSELTAKSHKVFMPVSPVKERFVLKLTLKKTSKNKYKIVRSSSKTVIKSTFTCWFCGRIFENQDEWVGHGQRHLMEATRDWNILTQ comes from the coding sequence ATGAAGACGGAGAAAGATCAATATTCACTTGTTTTCGAAAATCAAGTTAAATATATAGAGGATCATGCTGGAAGATATCTTAATGAAGCTGATAATGATGTTAAAAAAACGACAATTAAGAAGACTCCAATTTCAGAAAAACATCAAACAACGTTTTCCAATGACAAACCTTCAAATGAAGTTAAACGTTTGCAGGTTGACTTGCCAAAAATGAACTTATCAGATAAAGTAACATTTAAAGATGGGAATGGAGATATACGGTTATTTCAACGTAAACGACAGACAGCAAGAAAATCTCTTATTAAAGGTAAATTGGAAGAAAGTCAGCTAAATGAGTCGTCTGACATTGACCTGCAACCAAAACAAGATGTTGGTTCAGATGAAGATAGAAATAAGACCTTGTCAAAAATTTGCAACTTCCCCTGTCCAAAATGTAAAGGCAGAATTCGTTACAGCCCAAATGATCTGCAAAAACATTATAGTCTGCTGCATCATGGAGAGCTTCCTAACTATCCATGTGAAATGTGCAGTTTTTCATCGAATGATTTTCAGAAATTTACACAACACCGTCAAACTCATCGAAGTACATTGGTGAAATGTGACATTTGCAATGATGAGCAGTTCTATAGTTTGCTGGatttaacaaaacattttacaTCCCAACATTCCATTAATGGTGAATTTAGTTGTGAGCAGTGCATCTTTTGCACCTCAGATGTTGGCACATTTGTGCAGCACATTCATAGGCACTGTGATGTCCAGTATAAATGTGAGAAATGTAATCATGTTTCTTTCAACAAAATAGAGTTTCAAGAACATCTGGAGGGTCATATTAGTGGATTTTCCTTCACCTGTCGGTATTGTAATTTCTCTTCAACAAGAAAGGATAATATTGTGAATCATATCATTGCTGCCCACAAAGAGAAACTTCTTTCAAAAGATACTCctgaaaatgtggaatgtgaaAGTAAACTTGGAGAACATAAGTCACCATTAAAATTAGTTTTGACAAGACATGCAACTGAAACCTCAAAGGCAGCTCTTTGGAAACAAAAGACGAATCAGGCCGTCAGTGGTGAAACCATGATAACTAATAAACAAATCCTCATCCAATGCAAATCCGAAAATACAAGTCAACCTTCCTACCAGGGTAATGTTAATGATGAAACTGATACAGCTGCAAAGCAAGGTAAAGTGATCCTTACTGCACAAGGTGGTGCAACATTATGTAAGCAAGATAACCACCCTAGTACGAGTGCAGGTTTGTTGACAAATGCAGTTAAAGGACCCACTGTGCTTATggtgaaaaataacaaaatatctgTCCCAGCAAATTACTGTGCAAAATTTATGGGGTTCAAGGTGGTGgatggaaaacagcacattgcactaaAACTACTTCCTACAACAAATCAGAGTGATTGGTCATCTGAATTTGAGTCACTTGCTTTGAAATCTGGTTCCATAGCttgtttaaaaaaatctactaATAGAAATGTTATATGTGAATCTTCAAGTACAAGTGAACATGCGGCAAATCATTCAACTCAACAGAGCAATGAATATCGTCCTGTATCATCTCCAACTACAGAGGAGAAACCAGACTTGTCAGGTGGTAGGAATTTGAATTCATCTACTTCTTTAGCTGCAATGTCTAAGGCAAAAAGTATGTTTCAAATGCCAGTGAGATCTGCTTCTCTTCCTGATCTTTCAGATATAACGATGATATCTGGTGAAGAACAGTCCCCTTTTCTCAGCAGATCCAGCAATTCCGATATTCCACAAAGCACTTATAGAGTAacatcaaaacagaaagtggaaCTTCTCTGTGACCAGTCGCTTTTTCAAAAAAGCCACCAGCTAACTGGGCCAGCACCATCAATGTTGAATGTTAGGAAAGGCAGATCATCGGATGCAAGCAACATGGCAAATGGAGATGTAAAAGCTCCAGAATCATGCAAATTGTTTGAAAGTAAGTCAAGTGTTTCTGAGAGTCTACAGAAAAATGGTAATCTATGTAagcagggtcctcaaatgtcaagtAAATTGTTACCACCTGCACACAGTAATTACGAAAGAGTGCTCTCTTTGCCAAAATTTACATCTGTTTACTCTGTACAAAATCCACCGGCATGCTCTTTTATTCCTGTAAAAGTAGGGCAAGTGGTTCAAAACCCAGTAAAAAAGTCAAATGCCTACCAAACCTTACCTCCTGCAGCGGACAACCAATTACTGTTAACTTCTGTTCAGCAGTCGAGTAGCAGCTATTTTACCAGATCTGTAGTAACAGGCAATTTACACATGAATAAGTCCAGTGGTCCTGGCGTTGAAGCAGATGTAGCTCTGAAAAGTAGTGCAACATATTCTGGTAAAACGTTTGAGATGGAAAAAATACCAAAATCGTTACATGGGTCTCAAGATGGCAAATCAACCAAAGCATCCAGTATCAGTTCAGTTCTTAAGACCCATTCTAATGCAATAATAAACCAGCAGCTGGCTAAAGAAAAGCTCAGTGTGACCTCACACAATCTTAATGGCTCACATTCTTTAAAAATATTAAGGCCACAAACTCAACCTGAAAAAAGCAGCTTTTTGCTTGCTTCATCTCCTAGTGGAATTATTTTGCCAGTACACCTTGGTAATCAAGCAGGATTACAAATCATGCCTGGAAGCACAGTTTCTTCGTCAAATGTTTCTGGTGTTCAGTTGTCCAGTGTGCCCTCTTCATCAGGTCAACTTAGCAAAAGACCTGGAATGATACTGACATTCAGCGGTGGAGCTTTTGGTGCAGTTGCAAATATTACAACTGGTAGTTCTCAGGTTTTAAGTAGTGTTGCGCAGAATAATCAAGTTGAACAAAAATTGCCAAATACAAATCATTCTCTTGCTTCTAATTTTAACCAAGCTTCTGTATCAGTAGCTAATCAGGTAAGTCAAGTGCCTCTTCAAGGACCTTTTATTGTAGCTAATTCAATCAATTCTCCTTTACAAGTAGCTAGGGTACCTTCCCAAGTGAATGGGTTACCTGCAGGCCTGAATGTTCTCCAGTATTGTACCACACAAGCACACGCAGGAGCTACATTCGCTCACTTGGAACCTGGCAAATTGCGCAGTGAGACTCAGAATAAACAACCTATTTATGCACTCTTACCTGATGGTCGACGGGCAGTTCTTTTAAAGTATGCTCCACCTACAGGAAAGCCCCATAAATCCTTACAAAGCAATGCAGCCAATCATATTTTCCTACCAAAGAATCCCGAAGGGCCAAAACAGAAGTACGTTCTTAAAATTGTTCAGACTTCACAATTTCAGGTGCCTGTTGCGTGCAAAAGTCAGTCCACCATAAATACGTCAGTGGCCTCTTTGAAAGTAGATGGCGTGCAGTCTCCTGAAGGTACTACTTTTGCATCATTAAAACGTTCTTTATCAAGCTCAGCCTCAACAGCTACATCGCCTGAAGAATCATTGCTTCCCACAAAACATTTAAAGACTTTATTGCAGAAAGGTCCAACCAATTTAACACAAGAATTAGACTCTAGGAAACCTAGTGGCTCTATTCAACAACAAGCTATGTGGAATCGTAATAAGTCCAATGTTTCCAAAAGGAAATATGATTTGGACAACAGACAGTCGGGATCGGAGGCTAGCAAAAGAAACAGGTGTCTTAGGCGGAAACCTAAAGCACAAACTGAAATGCctccaaagaaaaaaacattagccAGGAAATGTAAAGAGAAAAACCGAAATGGAATGACAGATGAATGTGTTTACACCTTCGAACCTAGGGCATCGAAAGAATGCAGACAGACTTTGAGGCTTCTTCCTTTCAGTTTAAATCAAAATGTGAAATGCCCTAGGAGAAATCAGCCAGTTGTGGTTCTGAATCACCCTGATGCAGATTTCCCTGAAATAGTAAACGTAATGAAGACAATTACAAAGTTTAAAGGCCACGTTGTAAAGGTTTCATTGTCCAGACGAACTATCGAAGCTCTCCTTCATACTCCATGTGGTAGCACATCTAAACCAACCACAAGTGAACTTACTGCAAAGAGTCACAAAGTGTTCATGCCTGTGAGTCCAGTGaaagaaagatttgttttgaaattaactctgaagaagaccagcaaaaataagtacaaaattgTAAGAAGTAGCTCCAAAACTGTCATAAAATCTACGTTCACCTGCTGGTTCTGTGGCAGAATTTTTGAAAATCAAGATGAATGGGTAGGACATGGGCAGCGCCATTTAATGGAAGCTACAAGGGACTGGAATATATTGACACAATGA